Proteins from a genomic interval of bacterium:
- a CDS encoding tetratricopeptide repeat protein, whose product MEPVPQPQNLTWPTRIFVISLLLLAIGLLIHPLGDPDVYIHLRDGRFWVENHFQVDKEPFGYTIPDKPLERVEVLFRAGIYLTYQLGGYNLLIILKAIAMTAALFFLGRLIYSRWRNLGLTALLLGLTVLAPMNRIMPERPYVITYLLLPFILILLDQYRNARAEQTQASARRLWIIPLLTIPWANCHPGFVVIFGFLGAQFLDDLFHYWRTRQPQFRKRLLHIGMISSVTLLAGALNPIGFSIYHFVITTTSSHDFMKFLTEWAPPKFAQEPFFFFILGAVWFSQLAAIRKTRLVDLIPMAAFSYLAIKSYRNMPLFLIAAMPPLAANLRFLWQRMFPMQKLSGIFRNRALLAGSALVIILLGVAALTGRAFRFGEMTHMYPARGLDWLLKHPIQGRLLTHDIWGGYTGWMTHGRIQIFIDGRFPSFGEKLYSDYRKMIWGDPRHCIPLLDHHNIQGILISPKNDIKLYQALWKSGKWALVYWDDNCLLYVRKDPQNDSLLKFFQYYAIDPKKSPYFNPARPVLALQEAKRAAEITSQAFLPRFFMGELYLKTNDPKLAEQAFQAVIDRAPNHSGAWYNLGVLALQNKQYQNAEQMFRKALKHFPRGRNKMFARTAYMLAETIKSDPHRRREAYQWAQKALKAWPAWMDAIQLIHELK is encoded by the coding sequence TTGGAGCCTGTGCCTCAACCCCAAAATCTTACGTGGCCAACACGTATATTCGTCATCTCCCTGCTGCTGCTGGCAATTGGCCTGCTCATCCATCCCTTGGGGGACCCGGATGTCTATATCCACCTGCGCGACGGCCGCTTTTGGGTGGAAAACCACTTCCAGGTAGATAAAGAACCCTTTGGATATACAATCCCGGACAAACCGCTGGAACGGGTTGAAGTTCTGTTCCGTGCGGGTATCTATCTGACATATCAACTCGGCGGGTATAACCTTTTAATCATCCTCAAAGCAATTGCCATGACTGCGGCGCTTTTCTTTCTTGGCCGGCTGATTTATTCCCGCTGGCGAAACCTGGGTCTGACCGCCCTGCTGTTGGGTCTGACTGTTTTGGCACCCATGAACCGTATTATGCCTGAACGCCCCTATGTTATCACCTACCTGCTGCTGCCCTTCATCTTGATCTTACTCGACCAATACCGGAATGCCCGGGCCGAACAGACACAGGCATCTGCCCGGCGCCTTTGGATCATCCCGCTGCTCACCATTCCCTGGGCGAATTGTCACCCGGGATTTGTGGTTATTTTCGGGTTTTTAGGTGCCCAATTTCTAGATGACCTTTTCCACTATTGGCGGACCCGTCAACCGCAGTTTCGCAAACGTCTGCTGCATATCGGCATGATATCAAGCGTGACTTTACTGGCCGGCGCGCTCAACCCGATTGGATTTTCCATCTATCATTTTGTTATTACGACAACCAGCAGTCATGATTTCATGAAATTCCTTACTGAGTGGGCACCGCCGAAATTTGCGCAGGAGCCTTTTTTCTTTTTTATCCTGGGAGCCGTCTGGTTCAGCCAATTGGCGGCCATCCGTAAAACACGTTTGGTCGACCTCATTCCCATGGCGGCTTTCTCTTATTTAGCCATAAAGTCGTATCGCAATATGCCGCTTTTTCTTATTGCCGCCATGCCGCCTTTGGCAGCCAATCTCCGGTTTCTTTGGCAGCGCATGTTTCCCATGCAAAAGCTCTCCGGCATTTTTCGTAACCGGGCCTTACTGGCAGGGAGTGCGCTTGTCATAATACTACTCGGTGTTGCCGCACTGACAGGCCGCGCTTTCCGGTTCGGGGAAATGACCCACATGTACCCTGCCCGGGGATTGGACTGGTTGCTGAAACATCCGATCCAGGGACGTTTGTTGACCCATGACATCTGGGGCGGTTATACCGGTTGGATGACACATGGCAGGATCCAAATTTTTATTGACGGCCGGTTCCCCTCTTTCGGGGAAAAACTTTATTCCGATTACAGGAAAATGATCTGGGGTGATCCCCGGCATTGTATCCCCTTATTAGATCACCATAATATTCAGGGAATCCTGATCTCGCCGAAAAATGACATCAAACTTTATCAGGCACTCTGGAAATCCGGAAAATGGGCGCTGGTCTACTGGGATGACAATTGCCTTTTATATGTTCGCAAGGACCCTCAAAATGACTCCTTGCTTAAATTTTTCCAATACTATGCCATCGACCCCAAGAAATCACCGTATTTCAACCCTGCCAGACCGGTATTGGCATTGCAGGAAGCGAAACGGGCGGCGGAAATTACTTCGCAAGCATTTTTACCCCGCTTCTTTATGGGGGAGCTTTATTTAAAAACCAATGACCCAAAACTTGCTGAACAGGCATTCCAAGCGGTCATTGACCGCGCACCGAACCACTCCGGTGCCTGGTACAATCTAGGTGTTTTGGCCCTGCAGAACAAACAATATCAAAATGCCGAACAGATGTTCCGCAAAGCGCTTAAACACTTCCCCCGCGGTAGAAATAAAATGTTCGCCCGTACCGCCTACATGCTGGCGGAAACAATCAAATCTGATCCCCACCGCCGTAGGGAAGCCTATCAATGGGCACAAAAAGCGCTTAAAGCCTGGCCTGCCTGGATGGATGCCATTCAATTAATCCATGAGTTGAAATAA
- a CDS encoding SDR family oxidoreductase, whose amino-acid sequence MRILVAGGAGFIGSHLCERLLQMKHDVIALDNLKTGSMANIREAQKSKRFQFIKGDVRTPLRIKVDYIFNLASYASPPYYQKWSIETLMSNALGGYHLLELARQQKAKYLFASTSEIYGDPLKHPQQETDWGNVNPNGIRACYDEAKRFGEAITMEFYRKHKLNARIVRIFNTYGPRLQKDDGRVVSNFINQALAGKPLTIYGDGKQTRSFCFVTDLVDGIVRVAFKPRTNGQVFNLGNPNEFTIAEAADMVEELIGKSLTTIKKPLPQDDPRRRRPDISKAHRILGWAPKIPLREGLIKTIEWYRLERNKGKNKKRSSK is encoded by the coding sequence ATGCGAATATTAGTTGCCGGTGGTGCCGGTTTCATTGGATCTCATCTGTGCGAGCGTCTTTTACAGATGAAGCATGACGTGATTGCTTTGGATAATTTGAAAACCGGATCCATGGCAAATATCCGGGAAGCTCAAAAATCCAAGCGTTTCCAATTTATAAAAGGAGATGTCCGTACCCCGCTGCGGATTAAGGTTGATTATATTTTTAATTTGGCATCTTATGCCTCGCCGCCCTATTATCAAAAATGGTCGATTGAGACTCTGATGAGTAACGCGCTGGGCGGTTATCATTTGCTGGAGTTGGCCAGGCAGCAAAAAGCGAAATATCTTTTCGCCAGTACCTCCGAGATATACGGCGATCCGCTCAAACATCCCCAGCAAGAGACGGATTGGGGCAATGTGAACCCCAATGGTATTCGGGCATGCTACGATGAGGCTAAGCGTTTTGGTGAGGCCATTACAATGGAGTTTTATAGAAAGCATAAGTTAAATGCGCGGATTGTTCGGATATTCAATACCTACGGACCCCGGCTGCAAAAAGACGACGGCCGGGTGGTTTCTAATTTTATCAATCAGGCTTTGGCCGGGAAACCCCTGACGATTTACGGGGATGGAAAACAAACACGCAGCTTTTGTTTTGTTACTGATTTGGTCGATGGGATTGTTCGGGTGGCATTTAAACCGCGGACAAACGGTCAGGTATTCAATTTGGGAAATCCAAATGAGTTCACGATTGCTGAGGCTGCGGATATGGTTGAGGAGTTAATCGGGAAGTCCCTGACCACTATTAAAAAACCATTGCCGCAAGACGATCCGCGAAGACGGCGTCCGGATATTTCCAAGGCACACCGGATTTTGGGATGGGCACCGAAAATTCCGCTCCGTGAAGGTCTTATCAAAACAATCGAGTGGTATCGGCTGGAACGGAACAAAGGAAAAAACAAA
- a CDS encoding zf-HC2 domain-containing protein, translating into MKCDKRQQKISRYVLQILSPKEMSELEAHLSRCPACWGQLEQEKAIQNAINGMGSVSAPDGFNQAVWRKINTPVYTPELKNRFKWLPVTAGAMALATAVFAVVAYRVFISPQVRPVESKTVVSLEKGTVQSADAVFCEGVAAKTIVGEKIEKKIKITKQFLPKEDVKIEVTAAEQIRIDSSTVVLTPGVPVAGSFVRGPAKDARTDQTGKPAFQRPEKLSHQPAGSIPASEPIRRSAASSGTPQIADSATLVSAIRHVRIYNNKIHSNRGEKVRLEFTMVLPGRVSAGVFSKEGRLVKDLMDRQLASGEQHLEWDGTDRHGQKSASGIYILVLSGDIETRRFKLVVVK; encoded by the coding sequence ATGAAGTGCGATAAACGGCAACAAAAAATTAGTCGATATGTTTTACAAATACTGTCGCCGAAAGAGATGTCGGAGCTGGAGGCGCATTTGAGTCGCTGTCCGGCCTGTTGGGGGCAATTGGAACAGGAAAAGGCAATTCAGAATGCGATCAATGGCATGGGTTCTGTTTCTGCGCCGGATGGGTTTAATCAGGCTGTTTGGCGAAAAATCAATACACCTGTCTACACACCTGAATTGAAAAATAGGTTTAAATGGCTGCCCGTGACTGCCGGCGCGATGGCGCTGGCAACTGCGGTATTTGCAGTGGTGGCTTACCGGGTATTCATTTCACCCCAGGTGCGGCCGGTTGAATCCAAGACGGTTGTTTCCCTGGAAAAGGGAACGGTGCAGTCTGCGGACGCGGTTTTTTGTGAAGGGGTTGCGGCAAAAACCATTGTGGGTGAAAAGATTGAAAAAAAAATAAAAATAACCAAACAATTCCTTCCAAAAGAAGACGTGAAAATAGAGGTGACTGCCGCTGAACAAATTCGGATTGATTCATCCACGGTGGTGCTTACACCTGGCGTACCGGTTGCGGGAAGTTTTGTAAGAGGACCGGCCAAAGATGCGCGTACTGACCAAACGGGGAAACCTGCGTTTCAAAGGCCGGAGAAGTTATCACATCAACCGGCAGGATCGATACCCGCATCCGAACCAATAAGGCGCAGCGCAGCAAGTAGCGGGACACCGCAAATTGCCGATAGTGCAACGTTGGTATCGGCGATTCGCCACGTACGGATTTATAATAATAAAATACATAGCAACCGTGGAGAAAAAGTCAGACTGGAATTTACCATGGTCTTACCCGGCCGCGTATCAGCCGGAGTTTTTTCTAAAGAAGGGCGTTTGGTAAAAGATCTTATGGACCGGCAGCTTGCGTCGGGAGAACAGCATCTCGAATGGGATGGCACAGACCGGCACGGACAGAAAAGCGCCAGCGGTATTTATATACTGGTTCTAAGTGGTGATATTGAAACCCGCCGGTTTAAACTGGTGGTCGTGAAGTAG
- a CDS encoding sigma-70 family RNA polymerase sigma factor: MTREPHHHDSSLNLGQANDRKLIDQTLSGHNEAFDVLVTRYRDRIYSLAYHMLSNAEEAQDIAQEVFVRAYKNLSKFRHESSFYTWLYRIAVNIVYTQAKKASRRRELYDQAFKDLRMKPGKMPETPEGLAQLEELKEMILRAIRQLDPRFRQVLILKEIEGHDVSEVAKMLKLPQGTVKSRLYRAREDLRHIIQSWKAYSSEGTTE; encoded by the coding sequence ATGACACGGGAACCCCATCACCACGACTCCAGTCTAAATTTAGGGCAAGCAAATGATCGTAAATTGATTGATCAAACACTATCCGGCCACAATGAGGCCTTTGATGTCTTGGTCACACGTTATCGGGATCGTATCTATTCGCTGGCATATCATATGCTTTCAAATGCTGAAGAGGCCCAGGATATTGCACAGGAAGTCTTTGTCCGGGCGTATAAAAACCTGTCGAAATTCCGGCATGAATCAAGTTTTTATACGTGGCTTTACCGTATTGCGGTCAATATTGTTTATACCCAGGCCAAAAAAGCATCGCGTCGGCGGGAACTTTATGATCAGGCATTTAAGGATCTGAGGATGAAACCGGGAAAAATGCCTGAGACACCGGAAGGGTTGGCACAGTTAGAGGAGTTGAAAGAAATGATTCTAAGGGCGATTAGACAACTTGATCCGCGTTTCCGTCAGGTGCTGATTTTAAAGGAAATTGAAGGGCATGATGTCTCTGAGGTGGCAAAGATGCTTAAGCTGCCGCAAGGGACGGTTAAATCGAGATTATACCGCGCCCGGGAAGATTTAAGACATATTATCCAGTCCTGGAAAGCGTATTCGTCGGAGGGCACGACTGAATGA